One stretch of Anguilla anguilla isolate fAngAng1 chromosome 5, fAngAng1.pri, whole genome shotgun sequence DNA includes these proteins:
- the polr2l gene encoding DNA-directed RNA polymerases I, II, and III subunit RPABC5 yields the protein MIIPVRCFTCGKIVGNKWEAYLGLLQAEYTEGDALDALGLKRYCCRRMLLAHVDLIEKLLNYAPLEK from the exons ATGATCATCCCAGTTCGGTGCTTCACATGTGGGAAGATCGTAGGAAACAAGTGGGAGGCGTACCTTGGCCTGCTTCAAGCCGAGTACACAGAAGG CGATGCTCTGGATGCCCTCGGCTTGAAGAGGTACTGCTGTCGTAGGATGCTGCTGGCTCACGTGGATCTCATTGAAAAACTGCTTAACTACGCGCCTCTGGAGAAATGA